TTAAGTAAGTGCAAATTCAGAGAAAAACAGTGTTTgtcagtgtaaatatctccgaAAAAGTGGTGCTACTATTTTCGGTTTTAAAAAGTGTAGATTATCATTCTTAAGCTAAATTATATCTTAATAGGTTGTAACGTTCTTTTTAacaacagtgcaattttatgtTAATACGGTTGCCAATTTCATTTCACCTTTCTTTTCTATAAttcttatctttattttttttttcttgttcttctataatttttttggttcacCCTCTCTTCCGCTCCGGCGACATGCTGCTAAGACGTCCTGCTCAACGTGCAGCACCCGCAGCGACCTCCGGTGTTGGCGTGGCGAAATGCCACGTTGTCGTCGGAAGCATGGCAGATGAAAAGTGAGAgcggagaggacgagaaggctGGGGAAGGTGAGGAGCCTCTATTCAGTCAAATTGTGAGGAGAgtcggaagaaaaaaaaaaaaagttgcggACCTGTCATCGTTGGATCGAAGGTGAGGAGGTGGGGCACTCCGTTGCTGCGGGTGAAGGCCGCAGAGGGCGAGGCCATTGAGGCGTTGAGAGGGCGAAGACGCGCCGCTTCGCTTCGCCTTGCCTTCGCTGCCATCTTCGGcacgagagaaaaaaatgaacgagaaaaaaaagaggagagagaaagaggaaagagaaaagtaaaagaTATTTGGTCAGGCGCCCTGTGAAAAGCGGACACGAATCTGCAAAGCTGAAAATAGATGGTCCGATTTTGCCAAAGCTAAACTAACGCATTTTTTTCATGCAAATTgccttatttatatttatatgtatcacaatgaattaaattttatttttatccaataAGTTTGCAAATCATATTAAACATCATTGCATCCATCCAAAAAAAAcgaataaatgaataaatattagtttttaaatttaatattgtcATTTTATGCATTAGATAATTTATTTCGGTTGACGATTATAAAATTACTTCATATTTGCTTTTGGCCTTTCGTCAAtaattatttccttttttctaaatttaattttaaatttttaatattaaatgttaaaaattataaaaataaaattaattcgtGACAGGTAATTCCAAACTCCAAAACCTcattaaaaatatctaatgtGCAACATGCATATATCTTATGTGGTGCGGTCCGTCGGtctaatcaattaatttttttttttctctttaaaatgTTATCCATTCCAtctatgattaattaaaaagataattttattatatttttttatttaaaatttttatatcattaatattaataataatatgatcTTGTCCGTATTCCCAAATTCAATGTGACTAATACGTAAgtgtagagatgtcaacgggtgaATTAGAACGGAcggcgaatttttaaaaacttgaaTTCGAATCCGACTCTAAACTTGAATCTGAACGACTGAATTCGAATCCaacgatttttaaaaattcaacggaaccaaaatccaaaatctgaGCCCAAAGTTAAACCGAAACAATTATTATCTTTTAacatttcaaaaattaatttatattaaatttaaatttaaataaaaatttcaaacataacattcaattataattaatattatatctatatatatatatatatatatatattatatatatatatatatattatatatatataacgtaaATAATATTCAGATTCAGATCGCGATACaattcaaaatctatattcaaatccaaacctatcatatttttattgggtatttatttcaaaactatatatcaatttagctaaatttattttgttcggGTTTGAATTGGAACTACTTCGTGGTTCGTATCTAGGGCAGCTTGGCAACAtgagggtgcgtttggttcgcgctatcttttaaagattcctagtaatccgatgggaataaaaaaatatgacggtgtttggctaaacgcactaaataatttagttggtaatattggattcacttggaaataagattcatcctaaagtactaatctcattcccttgagggagggtaggtatcttcatattaatggattggggcaatcataatatatctaatctttttctttcttcctacccgccggctaattgatattatttttctttacactctaatcttatatctctctctaaacttatttttctctctaaaattcaacttttttttccctctctaaaataagctttctctctctctctctctaaaatttcaactctctcactccctctaatttcgactatatttttctttttatttttttaattatgctctctctctaacttatactctctctcccttttttctaaaaaaatattgaaacttttggtaacattatttaaaattaaattaattaactaattaattaattatatattttttgtaatattaaataatatggctaattaatattaccgtgcgaactaAACAcagaaattttatattcttagtaataaaatgaatagaaataaaattctcggatatcttttattcctaataatctttcataatgcgaaccaaatgcaccctgAAGTTCACCCGATTATATACCCACTCCTTTGTTACCTCTCACTCCCTCTTTTGACCGTGCACCATGGCGGGGACCATCGTactcatcgtcgtcgtcgtcgtcgtcgtaaCTCCGACGCCCCTCCGCGCGGCTCCATCCCACCCTGCCTTCGCCGACGATCCAGCGCCCCTCCGCCGCGAGGAGTACGGCGGCGGGCGCATCGTGGACATCAGCCACGCGTACCGTCCGGACATGCCCGAGTGGGAGTCGGCGCGCGGCATCGGCCGCTTCCTCTGGCTCCGCCGCGCCATGGCCAACGGTTCCCTCGCCAACTTCTCCGAGCTCAAGCTCCCCACCCACACCGGCACCCACGTCGACGCCCCGGGCCACTTCTACCACCACTACTTCCTCGCCGGCTTCGACGTCGACACCCTCGACCTCGCCGTCCTCAACGGTACGCTTCTCCACTCGTTTCTGAACGCcggaataagttatccaatGACTCATGTGTGATTGGACGCAGGGTGTTTGATCTTTTGCTCCATAGGAGGTTTTGGCGTCGTCCGTGATTCGGCAGGATAGCATATTTCACTATTCCGAAAATATGACTTGAAATCGAATTCGGTCTCCTCACCTGCCAAATGCAACATGCTTGCTGAATAACTTGTTCATGCATCCGAATCTGGCCtacaagttttaattttattatagtaaagcttaaaaaaaggaaaatttgagCTATTTTATTACTGCGCACTGCTTACTTCAACGAGATTGCAGTTCTATGAATCATGTGACATGATCTACTCGGGTGCCTTAGAACAAACGACGCACCCAAATTTTAAAGGGGAACAATCATAAGGTGGTTCAAAACTAGTGTGATTTATCTTTGGACTTTGAGACTGAATGTAGTATGCTGTTGTCGTTATCAATTCATACTTCTAATCTGCCAATTGGTGCGATCTTTGCgagtaaacaaaagagatatgcttaacaagatattcatgcataaGGCTTGTTTGGATGTTGGGATAAGTTGTCCAGTGATAACTGTGCTCTATGAGGATCTTCCTTTCTAATTGCAAGCTAGTAGTTTGTTTTTTAATCCCTTGCAAGGTCTGGGTAGCCATAATTTATTGGGATAGTATATTTTACCTAcaagatgatttatcttattccaagAAAATGACTCAGGGGCTGAATAGGGTATGCCTTTCCATGCCTCGTATCTATACTTACTGCCTGCTCGAGTAAACGACGGAGATGTGGcgaacaagatattcatgcatctaaTAGGCCCTTCATTTGTTCATGTAGAAGTGCATAGGTTATTCCCAGATCATACTTGTTACTTCACTTTTCTGCCTAAACATATAGCTAAAACTTAGTGTTTCAACAAGTCCTACTAGCTgtgaaaatccatcaaaatatgGCTTTGAATATCAGAGTGCTAAACTTGAGATGTTCTCAATTGGGACAAGGGaataagaaaggaaaaatgaagAGATATAAGGTTAAGGAGAAGGAGAGTTATAAAGGTGGAGGGTCTTTATTTGTTTTCTACGTGCTGTTCTATCACAGCTTGCATTAGCAACTGTGCTATCTTTCCTTTNGGCGGAAACGgcccgtctcgcctctcaccatCAAGCTCTCgtcctcgcccttgccctcgcccgcgcaccccccaccttcctcacctccgaccccaCCGAGGCCACGCcacgactcttttttttttttaccatctcCGACAACGACGCTTCTCTCGTCCTTCCCCACCCTTcttgtcctctccctctccctcctcctctgccgcctccgactacgacgcatcttcgccgacgccgacaccgtggaggtcgctgcggcgctgcagcctcgaaATGGGGGGTCCTCAGCGGCGTCGTCATTGacgccgtggccgttggcagagaggggtgaccaaaaaaaattatagaagaaataagaaaaaaaaaataaagataaaaaattatagaaaaagaaagataaagataaaattgcaccgttaaaaaaaattatattattttaaaaaaatattgcactattatggacataagttgtactacttaagtgtaaactgcagttttaagatgaaaattacactatttaaataaaaattgcactctttgagaaatatttatactgttcctcctcttattacactctttcagatgtaaactgtatatattaagatgaaagttgcactctttgaacgaaagttacactctttgagagatattttcacggtttctccttttgttgcactctttgagatgtaaactgcacccctttaagagatatttatactgtttctcctcttgttgcactattttttttcttattacactatttttcctATTAAACTGCACTCtttaagagaagaaacagtgtaacaagagaagaaatagtgcaacaagaggagaaacagtgcaacaagaggagaaatagtataaatatctcttaaagggatgcagtttacatctcaaagagtgcaagaagaagaaaaaatagtataaatatctctcaaagagtgcaactttcgttaaagagtgtaactttcatcttaatagaTGCAGTTGACATATGAAgtagtgcaataagagaagaaacagtgtaaatatctccgaaaaagtgtaattttcgtttaaaaagtgtaattttcatcttaaagctacAATTTATATCTTAATAGTgtaacgttcttttaaaacagtgcaattttattttaacggtgcaatttcattttcacctttctttttctataatttcttatctttatttttttttcttgtttcttctataatttttttggtcacccctctctgccaccGTCGGCGACAATGCTGCTAAGAACTCCTGCTCCAAGGCTGCAGCAccgcagcgacctccacggtgttggcgtcggcgaagatgcgttgtcgtcgaaggcggcagaggaaaagggagagggagaggacgagaagggcggggaagggtgAGAGAGGCCTCATCGTCAGAAAttgtggaggagagtcggagagaaaaaaaaaaaaagttgcggCGCGGTCTCGGTGGAGTCGAaggtgaggaaggtgggggtgcgCGGGTgaaggcgagggcgagggcatgagggtgagaggcgaagCGGGCCGTTTCCGCTTCCGCCTCTGCCTTCGCTGCCtcttcggcgagagaaaaaaaaatgaacgagaaaaaaaaagaggagagagaaagaggaaagagaaaaagtaaaaggatattttggtcaggcggctgaaaaagcggaccgaatctgcaaaagcgAAAAAGATggtccgattttgcaaaagctcaaaactaacgcatttttcatgcaaattggccttattttaatttatattatcacaatgaattaaattttgaatttttatccaATTAAGTTGCAATATATTAAAATCAATTGCATCCATCCAAAAacattaaaatgaataaaatattagtttttaaatttaaatattgtcaTTTTAtgatagatatatttttttcgttGACGATTATAAAATTACGTCATATTATGCTTTTGCCTTcgtcaaataattattttccttttttctaaaatttaatttttaatttttaatattaaaaatgttaaaaattttataaaaataaaattaattcgtGACAGCGAATTCCAAACTCCAAAACCTCATTAAAAAATCTAATTGCAACATGCATATATCTTATGTGGTGCGTCTCGGCTAAtcaacttatttttttcttaaaatttatccgttccatcatgattaataaaaaataattttattatattttttgttaaaaattattatataattaattgttaataaataatatgatgTGACTAATACGTAGTAGAaagtagagatgtcaatgggtcgAATTGAgagcgaatttttgaaaactagaattcgaacCCGACTCTAAAACGTGAAACGAAACCGAATCCGAATCCAATATGTTTTCAAATTCAATCCTGACCCAAAATCCCAACCAGCCCAACAGCGTGAAACCGGCAAacaattatttatcttttcaatattcaaatatattaataaattaaatttttaaaatataaattaaatataacatcaatatatataactatatatataaagtaaaataaatcaGATTCAGATTGATAcaatcaaaatctataattcaaaaatcaaaccatcaatattttattttggtattatattcaaactatatatcaattagtcataaatttatttttccagGGTTAGAAATTGTAAAAAACTTCGGGTATTCGTATCTAGGACTTGGCAATTAGTTCATCCATATATACCCACGTCTTGTTATCTCTCACTTTGTTCTAGACTGCCCTCTTTGACCGTAACGCGCATGCGGGACCATCGTACTCAGTCGATCGCTCGTGCGCGCCGTCCCGTCCCGCTAATCCAcgctttcctcgcgccgccatCATCACCCTGCCTTCCCGACGATCCAGCGCCGCTAACCGCCGCGAGAGTACGAAGGCGGCCAATCTCCGTGACACTACAGCCACGCACCGTCCGAATGCCGAAGTGAGTCGGCGCGCGCCGCCGCTTCCTCTGGCTCCGCCGCGCCAATGGCCAATACTCCCTTCGGCCAACTTCTCCGATCTCAGCTCCCCACCCACAGCCGGCACCCACTCGAGCCGCGGCCAAACTTCTAGCCACACTATTCTCGCGCTCGACTCGAATCCCTCTGGACCACTCTGCCGTCCTCAAACGTACGCTTCGTCTCGTATGAACCTCcggaataagttatccaaaTGACTCGTTGTGATTGACACAAGGGTGTTGAATCTTTTGCATTCCATAGGAGTTTTGGCGTGCTCTCCGTATATTCGCAGGTAGCATATTTTCACTATTACCGAAAATATGATCTTAAATCGAATCGTCTCCCTCACCTGCCAAATGCACATGCTCTACTGAATAACAGTTTCTTTTTTGCAATCCGAATCTGCCTacaaagttttttaattttattatagcaAAACTATGTGTATCTATCTTTGGACTTTGGGATATGAATGCTATACTTTGCGTACAATTCAATACTTCTAATCTGCCAATTGGTGCGATCTTGTcgataaacaaaaaatatatctaacaaaatattcatgcataAGGCTTGTTTGGATTTGGAATAGGCATTGCGCAGTGATAACTGTCTTTAGAGAATTCCCTTCTAATGCAAGCTAGTATATTGTTTTAATCCCTGCAAGGTCTGGGTACCTAATTAATTGATATGTATATTTTACCTCCAAGATGATTTATCTAATTCATAGACAAGACTCAGGGGCTGATAGCGGGTATCCTTTCCATCATCGTATCTATACTTACTGCCGGACTGCTAGTAAAACGGAATTGCGAACagatattcatgcatctaaTAGCCGGCCCTTTCATTTTGTCATTGAAGATTGGCAATATGTTTATTCCCAGATCAAATTGTTACCTTGGTCACTTTTCTGCCTAACATATACCTAAAACTTAGTGTTTCAAACAAAGTCTACTAATGTGAAATCCATCAAACATATGGCTTGAATATAGAGTGTAAACATTGAATTTCTACCATTGAACAGGGAATAAAGAAGGAAAAATGTAAGATGATATAAGTTAAGGAAGAGAGAGTTATAAAGTGGATGGTCTTTATTTGTTATTCTTACGTCTTTCTATCACAGCTTGCATTACACTGTGCTAACTTTCCTTTCCTATTCTACTGTTCTTTGCTATCTGCCTCAAATAATCTACGCAAAGTAATATTAACTAGCAATTATTCTTTCTATAACATCACATATACCTAAATGTTGCTAATTTCAAAACAGTCCAATCATTGTTAGTTGAAGTCAGAGATAAGAACATAACAGAGTAAACATTCCTTGTAATCTGCTGATAACTCGATCACTACTATATAAAATCATTGGCATATTGCAAGACTGTAAAATAAATTTCCTTTCTCTTTATCCACTTTCAGCAGAACATTCTACAATATTGGTACAATATAAGCGTATTCTCAATATGTTGTAATAAAAACCGATCAATAAAGCGACTACACGCTATAATAACTGAAAATAGTATGTCCTTTATAGCCTTAAATTGCATTGCTAACACAGCTAAGCTTGTATATTTATTCTTTGGACTTTCTTGCTTACTTAATTGAATCTTGTATTGCTTTTGTGCTCGCTATTTTGCATAAAATTATTCATATACTTGAAAATAAAAGTTAGGCCGATGACAAGATCACATTCCATCACACTAGTATGGAACTCTGCAAATTCCCAGAGGGGTTCGTCGAGTGCTTTTCCAAGGACACTAAATAACCTGACAGTAACAAATAGTATCATTTCTTTTCCTACCCACTTCATTAATGACTAAGCAAATCGGTAGTTTTGGTTTGTTAAACAACATAATCACGTCATCCCAAGCTTTCATAAAGTTTTACCTTCTACATGAGATCTCAGGCAGCAACGCAAGCAGGTATAATAGAAGAGATACTTATTGTATGATAAAATGATAATGAATGCTTTATCGAAACATTCTTGAATAACCAATGACTACAAAACCGTAAGAATCATAATAATCTCTCCTCCTCATTATGAATTCCCTAAAGCAACAACACGTTTGCTTTCACAGCTATTGATATAAATGTCAACCATCGATAATGCAGACACATAATATGCTTTTTGGGGTAACGATGTACAGAGCTTATCTAGCTAACAGATTTGATCTGAACTACCCGCACTCCTCAAGAAAACTGATTACTATCAACCTTTATTCATTTGATTGGATCATTTAAATGCTcttagattcaaaatttgaatctatgTACATTTGCGGCTTGGTTACATATTTCACGTAACTCATGCACACAATTTATAAGAATAAGTAATAACCTATAATTTTGTGTCCGTAAGAACCATCAAATCGGCTTAAATCAATAAATTGAAGCGAAatgtagcaaaatcaaaatttaaaagtaggTAATTAAATCAAAAACAGACAAAGTTCACAATAAGTTTTTACCtaccttcttctttcttttttttttttttatatacgaTCCACTCTTCTGACAATACATACCATTCCCTTCCTTTTCTTGCGTCTCCTGTAGAGAGAAAACTTTCCGTTCTACCACGGAttttgttaataaataaattggttAAGTTCATCATCAAATACTAAGCATGAAAACTTCAGTATTTCCATTTGCGCTCCATCCGAATGAATCAAATCTCTCTATAATATTACAATAAAAGTGTATTCATTGCATATTGTCATTACTTTGACCTCTAATGAATAAATTCGCAGATAAAAGTTGCAGTAATGAGAAGAAAACTAGACTCTTGAGTGTATCATTCCATATTCATAAACAATTCAGGATATAACAGAATCTTGAAATCATTAACAAATTCTAGATATAGCCAATATCTTGAAATAAATCATATAACAATTCTAGATATACGATATCTGAATAAATATTAACAATCATAGATATACATATTCTGAATAAATCATTAAACGGCAAAGCTAAATTAGTTACTACTAAAATTAACAACGCTATTTCCAAAAAGGGCGTAATTGCTCTTTAATCAATCACTACCAGTAATGAATCTTTCACTATCACTCACTGTCCTTTGTTAAAAATTTGAAGACTTTAGTATGTACTACAATACGTATTTATACCCATGGACTGAAATAGTATTAATAAACCTATTAATTTGCCAGTATTaatacaaacaaaaaatatataggtgGTTGGCAGACcaaactaattatttttaaaatcagtgcAGCGCTATGAGAAAGAAATGTGATACAACTATTTCGGTTTCATGAAGATGTGCACAATGTTTGTAGA
This window of the Ananas comosus cultivar F153 linkage group 19, ASM154086v1, whole genome shotgun sequence genome carries:
- the LOC109725281 gene encoding uncharacterized protein LOC109725281, translated to MAGTIVLIVVVVVVVTPTPLRAAPSHPAFADDPAPLRREEYGGGRIVDISHAYRPDMPEWESARGIGRFLWLRRAMANGSLANFSELKLPTHTGTHVDAPGHFYHHYFLAGFDVDTLDLAVLNGTLLHSFLNAGISYPMTHV